A stretch of the Microcoleus sp. FACHB-672 genome encodes the following:
- a CDS encoding SAM hydrolase/SAM-dependent halogenase family protein, which translates to MFITLIADYGIGDPAFAEVTQRLLMALPASQVHCLSVPAFSTLATGFWVAQLGLNPGPEERLVYHNCAPRKDDPEARQNNEGEGLTYALLPNGVKVVGVFAGYTFSFIKDHAKEIHTVKVSRGGSQFRSRDVFPNAATDIAKGGTSLLGERLKPDQIVSAPNDRIAWIDGYGNIKTTIPADTLDLKPETKVVIRVGDVVSDAIYTDGTFDVPEGTLAFAPGSSGWDAADGGQPIRWMELFLRGGSAWNRFGRPRVNQSVTRLG; encoded by the coding sequence ATGTTCATCACCTTAATTGCAGACTACGGCATCGGCGATCCCGCATTTGCAGAGGTTACACAGCGTCTTTTAATGGCACTGCCGGCATCACAAGTCCACTGCCTCTCAGTGCCGGCTTTCAGTACCCTGGCAACCGGCTTTTGGGTGGCCCAACTTGGCCTTAACCCCGGCCCAGAAGAACGTTTGGTTTATCACAACTGCGCCCCTCGCAAAGACGATCCAGAAGCACGGCAGAATAATGAAGGAGAGGGTTTGACCTACGCCTTGCTGCCCAATGGCGTGAAAGTTGTGGGCGTCTTTGCCGGCTACACGTTTTCCTTCATCAAAGACCACGCGAAAGAAATTCACACCGTCAAGGTTTCTAGAGGCGGTTCTCAGTTTCGTTCACGAGATGTATTTCCTAACGCAGCGACCGATATTGCGAAAGGTGGTACTAGCCTTTTGGGAGAGCGTTTAAAACCCGACCAAATCGTCTCCGCACCCAATGATCGCATCGCCTGGATTGATGGCTACGGCAACATCAAAACCACCATTCCCGCCGACACTCTCGACCTGAAACCCGAAACCAAGGTCGTGATTCGCGTCGGAGATGTGGTGAGTGATGCCATTTATACTGATGGCACCTTTGATGTGCCGGAAGGGACTCTGGCTTTCGCACCCGGCAGTTCTGGTTGGGACGCTGCCGATGGAGGACAGCCGATTCGCTGGATGGAGCTGTTTTTGCGAGGCGGTAGTGCCTGGAATCGCTTCGGCAGACCCCGCGTCAACCAATCGGTAACTCGTCTCGGTTAA
- a CDS encoding Nif3-like dinuclear metal center hexameric protein, with product MIVLENIAQFLDSFFAVNRFEEKERGGIYHHSSKPIRRFGLALEPGMQLTKWVNEQQLDALFLHRPWKLEPGQLAPDIGIVAYHLAFDERLTLGFNPRLAEVFGMSELEVLGEKEGRPIGMIGNTPVENFSVFCEHLNEVFGGSEEIYAGTQSNLCRVAVVGAMTDALVREAALRGADLYITGQLRKPALSAVQEAGIAVVAVGHRRCEEWGLKALAGVLRERWFELEVILNPES from the coding sequence ATGATTGTTTTAGAAAATATAGCACAGTTTTTAGACAGTTTTTTTGCTGTTAATCGTTTTGAAGAGAAAGAAAGAGGGGGAATCTATCACCACTCCTCAAAGCCGATTCGCCGGTTTGGGTTAGCATTAGAGCCGGGAATGCAATTAACAAAATGGGTGAATGAACAACAATTAGATGCATTGTTTTTACACCGTCCCTGGAAACTTGAACCGGGACAACTCGCACCTGATATCGGCATTGTCGCCTATCACTTGGCTTTTGATGAACGCCTAACGCTTGGGTTTAATCCCCGTCTAGCTGAAGTTTTTGGGATGTCAGAATTGGAAGTATTGGGTGAAAAAGAAGGGCGGCCGATTGGGATGATCGGGAATACTCCTGTTGAGAATTTTTCGGTTTTTTGCGAACATTTAAATGAAGTTTTTGGAGGTTCTGAGGAAATTTATGCCGGCACCCAATCTAACCTATGTCGGGTAGCTGTGGTTGGCGCAATGACTGATGCGCTGGTGCGCGAAGCGGCGTTGCGGGGTGCTGATCTTTACATCACCGGCCAGTTACGGAAGCCGGCTTTATCTGCTGTGCAGGAAGCCGGCATTGCGGTGGTTGCAGTTGGTCATCGCCGGTGTGAGGAATGGGGATTAAAGGCGCTTGCCGGTGTGTTACGCGAACGCTGGTTTGAGTTAGAAGTCATACTTAATCCTGAATCCTGA
- a CDS encoding M48 family metalloprotease translates to MRGINQIKTAALLGLLSGLLVLGGYYLVGNEQGLYLGLAFAAFSSISSWYYSDQAVLMAYRAQPLERQEAPELYDMVASLSERAEIPMPKLFIVPTKSPNAFATGRDPEHAAVAVTQGILELLTREELEAVLAHELTHIRNRDTLTGAVAGTIAGALTFAGRILTFGALYGPVTRDDRRGGNALGTLFLIVLAPVAAGLIQMAISRTREYAADLGAAEITGNPLGLVSALQKLEEMGHQIPMNGNPTMSSLLIVNPTSKKGLQSLFLTHPPTEERIRRLLELAQQKQGTPVMA, encoded by the coding sequence ATGCGTGGGATCAATCAAATCAAAACAGCGGCGCTGCTGGGACTGCTGAGCGGTCTTTTGGTTCTGGGTGGTTATTATTTAGTGGGTAATGAGCAGGGACTTTACCTCGGTTTGGCTTTTGCAGCCTTCAGCAGTATTAGCTCTTGGTATTATTCGGATCAAGCTGTGTTAATGGCCTATCGCGCTCAGCCACTAGAGCGTCAAGAAGCACCGGAACTGTACGATATGGTCGCTTCTTTGAGTGAACGTGCCGAGATTCCGATGCCAAAATTATTTATCGTCCCCACAAAATCCCCGAATGCCTTTGCCACCGGCAGAGATCCGGAACACGCGGCAGTAGCCGTTACACAAGGGATTTTAGAATTACTTACCCGTGAGGAACTTGAAGCGGTTTTAGCACACGAACTGACCCACATCCGCAACCGCGACACCCTGACTGGGGCAGTTGCCGGCACGATCGCCGGTGCACTGACATTTGCTGGGCGGATTCTAACGTTTGGGGCGCTTTACGGGCCGGTAACGCGGGATGATCGGCGGGGTGGAAACGCACTCGGTACGCTGTTTTTAATTGTTTTAGCGCCGGTTGCTGCCGGTTTAATTCAAATGGCGATTTCTCGGACGCGAGAGTATGCGGCTGACTTGGGTGCCGCTGAAATCACCGGCAACCCCCTAGGTCTCGTCAGTGCGCTACAGAAGCTAGAAGAAATGGGCCACCAGATCCCCATGAACGGCAACCCTACGATGTCCTCGCTGCTAATTGTCAATCCCACATCTAAAAAAGGGCTGCAGTCCCTCTTCCTGACTCACCCACCAACAGAAGAACGCATTCGCCGGCTTCTAGAATTGGCCCAGCAAAAACAAGGGACGCCGGTGATGGCTTAG
- a CDS encoding ATP-dependent Clp protease ATP-binding subunit, which translates to MFERFTEKAIRVILLAQEEARRLKHNFVGTEQILLGIIGEGTSNAVKVLKEQGVNLKDARVEVERIIGRGAGFVPSEIPLTPRAKSIFDTSLKEANLLGHNHIAPEHILLALLQESKGVAGKVLENLGVDMTQLQAQLIEELSDVPASVPTAAGSQNSSSRNKIPTLEEFGTNLTKRAAEGKLDPVVGREAEIERVIQILGRRTKNNPVLIGEPGVGKTAIAEGMAQRIVSNNVPDILEDKQVIMLDMGSLLAGTRFRGEFEERLKTIMEEVRAAGNIILVIDEVHTLIGAGGTEGGMDAANILKPALARGELQCIGATTLDEYRKHIERDAALERRFQPVKVGEPSVEETIEILFGLRSTYEEHHKLTISDEAIDAAAKLSDRYISDRFLPDKAIDLIDEAGSRVHLMNAQVSPAMKALKQELPKVTKEKEAAVRDQDFDKAGQLRDRELELQAEIKAAGNSKPEATEKPIVTEEDIAHIVASWTGVPVSKLTESESEKLLQMEDTLHQRLIGQEEAVSAVSRAIRRARVGLKNPDRPIASFIFSGPTGVGKTELTKALAAYFFGSEEAMIRLDMSEFMERHTVSKLIGSPPGYVGYDEGGQLTEAVRRRPYTVVLFDEIEKAHPDVFNMMLQILEDGRLTDAKGRTVDFKNTLLIMTSNIGSKVISKGGGGLGFEFAESQTDAQYNRIRTLVNEELKQYFRPEFINRLDEIIVFRQLTKDEVKQIADILLRDVFSRLSEQGIILDVTERFKDRLVEEGYDPNYGARPLRRAIMRLLEDVLAEELLAGHIKEGDSAIVDVDENGQVKVVPADSHEQLPQLALTR; encoded by the coding sequence ATGTTTGAACGCTTCACAGAAAAAGCTATTCGGGTGATTTTGCTGGCCCAAGAGGAAGCACGTCGCCTAAAACACAACTTTGTCGGAACAGAGCAAATCCTCTTGGGTATCATTGGTGAAGGAACCAGTAATGCCGTAAAAGTGCTGAAAGAGCAGGGGGTTAACCTCAAAGATGCACGAGTTGAGGTGGAAAGAATTATTGGTCGGGGTGCCGGCTTTGTGCCCTCAGAAATTCCGCTGACTCCTCGCGCTAAGAGCATTTTTGACACATCTTTGAAAGAAGCGAATTTGTTGGGGCATAACCACATCGCCCCTGAACATATTCTGCTGGCGCTGCTTCAAGAGTCTAAAGGGGTGGCAGGAAAAGTCCTGGAAAACTTGGGCGTTGACATGACGCAACTGCAAGCGCAATTAATTGAAGAACTCTCTGACGTGCCGGCATCCGTCCCCACCGCCGCCGGCAGCCAGAATAGCAGCAGCCGCAACAAAATCCCTACTCTGGAAGAGTTTGGCACTAACCTCACCAAACGGGCAGCCGAAGGCAAACTCGACCCGGTTGTGGGACGCGAGGCGGAAATTGAGCGGGTGATTCAAATTCTTGGTCGTCGCACGAAGAATAATCCCGTCTTAATTGGCGAACCTGGAGTTGGGAAAACGGCAATTGCTGAAGGTATGGCCCAGCGCATTGTCAGCAATAATGTCCCAGATATCCTGGAAGACAAGCAAGTAATCATGCTGGATATGGGTTCTCTGCTAGCCGGCACTCGGTTCCGGGGTGAGTTTGAAGAACGCCTCAAGACGATTATGGAAGAGGTTCGCGCTGCCGGCAACATTATCTTAGTGATTGATGAAGTTCACACGCTGATCGGTGCCGGTGGTACAGAAGGCGGTATGGATGCTGCAAACATCCTCAAGCCGGCATTAGCCAGAGGTGAATTGCAGTGCATTGGCGCAACCACCCTGGATGAGTACCGCAAGCATATTGAGCGCGATGCCGCCTTAGAACGCCGGTTCCAGCCGGTGAAAGTTGGCGAACCCAGCGTTGAGGAAACGATTGAAATTCTCTTCGGGTTGCGCTCAACTTATGAAGAACACCACAAACTGACCATCTCTGATGAAGCGATAGATGCTGCTGCTAAGCTTTCAGATCGCTACATCAGCGATCGCTTCTTGCCGGATAAAGCCATCGACTTGATTGATGAAGCCGGTTCAAGAGTTCATCTGATGAACGCTCAGGTATCACCGGCAATGAAGGCACTCAAGCAAGAACTGCCGAAAGTGACGAAAGAAAAAGAAGCGGCGGTGCGGGATCAAGACTTTGATAAAGCAGGACAGTTGCGCGATCGCGAACTAGAACTGCAAGCTGAAATTAAAGCTGCTGGCAATAGCAAACCCGAAGCCACAGAAAAGCCAATCGTTACTGAAGAAGACATTGCCCACATTGTTGCCAGTTGGACAGGTGTGCCGGTGAGCAAACTTACCGAGTCTGAATCTGAAAAGTTGCTGCAGATGGAAGATACCCTGCACCAGCGTCTCATCGGTCAAGAAGAAGCGGTTTCAGCCGTTTCTCGCGCCATTCGTCGCGCACGAGTTGGCTTGAAGAACCCTGACCGGCCTATCGCCAGCTTTATCTTCTCCGGGCCAACCGGCGTGGGTAAAACCGAGCTAACCAAAGCCTTAGCTGCCTATTTCTTCGGCTCAGAAGAGGCAATGATCCGCCTCGATATGTCGGAATTTATGGAACGTCACACCGTCTCCAAACTCATCGGTTCCCCTCCCGGATACGTGGGTTATGACGAAGGTGGCCAGCTAACCGAAGCCGTGCGCCGGCGTCCTTACACGGTGGTGCTATTCGACGAAATCGAAAAAGCTCACCCCGATGTCTTCAATATGATGCTGCAAATTCTTGAAGACGGACGCTTAACTGATGCTAAAGGTCGGACAGTAGACTTCAAAAATACCCTGCTGATCATGACCTCTAATATCGGGTCTAAGGTGATTTCCAAAGGCGGTGGCGGTTTAGGTTTCGAGTTTGCAGAAAGCCAAACAGACGCACAGTACAACCGCATTCGTACTCTGGTAAATGAAGAACTCAAGCAGTATTTCCGGCCTGAGTTTATTAATCGGCTCGACGAAATTATCGTCTTCCGTCAGTTAACCAAGGATGAAGTCAAACAAATCGCAGATATCTTGCTGCGCGATGTCTTCAGCCGGCTATCTGAGCAAGGCATTATCTTGGACGTAACCGAGCGCTTCAAAGACCGCTTAGTTGAAGAAGGTTACGACCCCAACTACGGTGCCCGACCCTTGCGCCGTGCGATTATGCGCCTGTTAGAGGATGTTCTCGCCGAAGAACTCCTTGCCGGCCACATTAAAGAAGGCGATAGTGCCATCGTTGATGTTGACGAAAACGGTCAAGTTAAGGTGGTGCCGGCTGACTCCCACGAACAGTTACCGCAATTAGCCTTAACTCGTTAA
- a CDS encoding sulfotransferase family protein: protein MIRLFIVGCPRSGTTLLQCLLAAHSQMISFPESHLHYDFSKAGDQLNEFDQIAQQKQLAGWIEKTPRHLHFIEQIQALCPSAKFIHCLRDARANVASLYGIERHYGASWGYQPKTIRECFQRWQHDYQLSQAYSNQPNHKLVQYEDLSEKPSAILLNICQYLALEFEPNILVRYPEVLPSLAQQAPWKNSVKEPIKNFNMNALSYLFPEETNELEKLCLDANL from the coding sequence ATGATTAGGCTCTTCATTGTTGGGTGTCCGCGTTCAGGAACCACTCTCTTGCAGTGTTTATTAGCTGCCCATTCTCAAATGATATCGTTTCCAGAAAGCCACTTGCATTATGACTTTAGCAAAGCCGGCGATCAGCTAAACGAATTTGATCAGATTGCTCAACAAAAACAACTTGCGGGTTGGATTGAAAAAACGCCCAGACATTTACATTTTATCGAACAAATTCAGGCTTTATGTCCTTCTGCAAAATTTATTCACTGTCTCCGAGATGCAAGAGCTAATGTTGCATCTCTCTATGGAATTGAACGTCATTATGGCGCATCTTGGGGCTACCAACCGAAAACTATTAGAGAATGTTTCCAACGATGGCAACACGATTATCAACTTAGTCAGGCTTACTCGAATCAGCCAAATCATAAGCTGGTGCAGTATGAAGATCTATCTGAAAAACCTAGCGCTATTTTGCTGAATATTTGTCAGTATCTGGCTTTAGAATTTGAACCAAATATCTTAGTTAGATATCCGGAAGTTTTGCCATCACTTGCCCAGCAAGCTCCTTGGAAAAATTCCGTAAAAGAACCAATTAAAAATTTTAATATGAATGCTCTTAGCTATCTCTTTCCCGAAGAAACTAATGAACTAGAGAAGCTATGCTTGGATGCTAATTTGTAG
- the map gene encoding type I methionyl aminopeptidase: protein MKSETIELLSSRELDKMRTAGRLAAELLCYLEPLVKPGVSTLELNDEAERWTKAQGAKSAPLGYKGFPKSICTSINEVVCHGIPNAKQILQDGDIINIDVTPIVDGYYGDTSKTFFVGTPSPLAKKLVEVTHECLKRGIAEVKPDARIGDIGAAIQEYAEAQGFSVVRNFVGHGVHRVFHTAPEIPHYGKRGTGKRMRAGMVFTIEPMINEGTWEVDVLEDGWTAVTQDRKLSAQFEHTVTVTADGVEILTLPGRG from the coding sequence ATGAAAAGTGAAACCATCGAGCTTTTATCCAGTCGGGAGTTAGACAAAATGCGGACGGCTGGGCGTTTGGCTGCCGAACTCCTCTGCTATCTTGAACCGCTGGTAAAACCTGGAGTCAGCACCCTAGAACTCAATGACGAAGCCGAACGCTGGACAAAAGCACAGGGAGCTAAAAGCGCTCCGCTTGGCTATAAGGGGTTTCCTAAGTCTATTTGCACCAGCATTAACGAAGTGGTTTGTCACGGCATTCCCAACGCCAAGCAAATTCTTCAAGACGGTGACATTATTAATATCGATGTCACTCCAATTGTTGATGGCTATTACGGCGACACCTCGAAAACATTCTTCGTTGGAACGCCTTCCCCTTTGGCGAAAAAGCTTGTCGAAGTAACGCATGAGTGCCTGAAAAGAGGAATTGCTGAAGTTAAGCCAGACGCTCGCATCGGGGATATTGGTGCCGCAATTCAAGAGTATGCTGAGGCACAGGGCTTTTCGGTCGTACGAAACTTTGTGGGGCATGGGGTTCACCGCGTTTTTCATACTGCCCCTGAGATTCCCCACTACGGCAAACGGGGAACCGGCAAGCGTATGAGAGCCGGCATGGTTTTCACAATCGAGCCGATGATTAACGAAGGCACTTGGGAAGTTGATGTGCTTGAGGATGGTTGGACTGCTGTGACGCAAGATCGCAAGCTTTCTGCCCAGTTTGAGCATACTGTGACCGTTACGGCTGACGGAGTCGAGATTCTGACGCTGCCGGGTAGGGGTTAA
- a CDS encoding ferritin-like domain-containing protein produces the protein MKPAIEFGDFWNLNQKIDCLNSKALTPSDIASMPWEEDGELIKSQRARELRNYISAYIYSLLRSLEFEACWLISCKNSDFKILLGEKMGWDARFIEALHTRMFEKLTLAYIPKVGSDYSQNFDYAKFLQTESEIAAFLYALSQDYYSHIQNYLNHSDMIADAPTCLTLRHLLTDLTDILNQLHSWIDQDVKIYSLSQPCETVACYSGREEMPAIPSFPRRSPHLQFSETSIVIHQSYADLMTDNEKLRRFSHYVYVDVEIAAMEVCAKNLVAYRWMPLDFKLDMARQIWDEARHAIIMRRLLESIGGKEGDYTYSAKVWKKCEKGSNLAERLAIQQVFQEGNALESNFLLTEAFSTSSHHEMTYYMDCINADEAVHVRIGNLWMQYLLEGNYDHYRATMEKAVSQINATLSSNVVVNHTARNISAFPSDFVTTLEENNKIYGYRKS, from the coding sequence ATGAAACCAGCAATTGAATTCGGTGATTTTTGGAATCTAAATCAAAAGATAGACTGTCTAAATTCCAAAGCCTTGACACCATCAGATATCGCTTCTATGCCTTGGGAAGAAGATGGCGAGTTAATCAAAAGTCAAAGAGCCAGGGAATTGAGAAATTATATTTCTGCATATATTTATTCCTTGCTGAGAAGTTTAGAGTTTGAAGCTTGCTGGTTAATTTCCTGCAAAAATAGCGATTTCAAAATTTTATTAGGCGAAAAAATGGGATGGGATGCCCGTTTCATCGAAGCTTTGCATACTCGGATGTTTGAAAAGCTGACTCTGGCGTATATTCCTAAAGTGGGCAGCGACTATAGCCAAAATTTTGATTATGCAAAATTCCTACAAACTGAATCAGAAATTGCTGCTTTCTTATACGCATTATCCCAAGATTACTACAGCCATATTCAAAATTATCTTAATCACTCAGACATGATTGCTGATGCTCCAACCTGCCTAACTTTAAGGCATCTGCTCACCGATTTAACAGATATATTGAATCAGTTGCATTCTTGGATCGATCAAGATGTCAAGATTTATAGCCTCAGTCAACCTTGTGAGACTGTGGCGTGCTACTCAGGCAGGGAAGAGATGCCGGCAATCCCCAGCTTTCCGAGACGATCACCTCACCTTCAGTTTAGCGAAACTTCTATCGTCATTCACCAATCCTACGCAGACTTGATGACAGACAATGAGAAATTGCGGCGATTCAGTCACTATGTCTACGTGGATGTGGAAATTGCCGCAATGGAAGTGTGTGCAAAAAACCTTGTGGCTTATCGATGGATGCCTCTTGATTTTAAACTTGACATGGCACGGCAAATTTGGGATGAGGCACGGCACGCAATAATTATGCGTCGCTTGTTAGAATCTATTGGTGGAAAAGAAGGAGATTACACTTACAGCGCTAAAGTTTGGAAGAAATGCGAAAAAGGTTCAAATTTGGCTGAACGTCTCGCAATTCAGCAAGTGTTTCAGGAAGGCAATGCCCTGGAGTCTAATTTCTTGCTAACGGAGGCATTTAGTACCAGCAGCCATCATGAAATGACTTACTACATGGACTGCATTAACGCAGACGAAGCAGTTCATGTCAGAATTGGCAATCTTTGGATGCAGTATCTTTTAGAGGGTAACTACGATCATTATCGGGCAACGATGGAAAAAGCAGTAAGTCAGATTAATGCAACGCTCTCATCTAATGTTGTAGTCAATCATACCGCTAGAAATATCTCTGCTTTTCCAAGTGATTTTGTAACAACGCTAGAGGAAAACAACAAAATCTATGGATATCGGAAGAGTTAG